A single Scleropages formosus chromosome 4, fSclFor1.1, whole genome shotgun sequence DNA region contains:
- the LOC108934140 gene encoding ras and Rab interactor 2-like isoform X3 — protein MDTDKEKEKEKMQEAPVYDYPDPHPLAEKRVCPQRGSLKSISVLDRLLLTHPVWLQLSINAATALHILQREPPGTFLVRKSTTSQKKVLCVRLEDDSVPSFVKQVMIREEGSTFSLESSAIGFPDLCRLIAFYCVSRDVLPFTLELPEAIAKAASHKQLESISHMGVEFWSSQLNYRGPRDGPPPAPTLTAEECVTPEENPTLLQEFCPIRTRSPLELDCGSGRGALCFVNPLFLQEQPGRGAPHRRLQFKRSIKVRVSTETSSQLSPPSTAPPPPPLLAKGARRAAAGGRGRREDPAPVREASRYLEPSLPERERPGAAGAVGKKGLSPTQEEDEYQMPKVLQKCWEERNAGGEADDDDDEAALPLERRRAPSLTELDSSSSLSSLEESEESPERPALMRGTSTPAAPVPPPQPVSTLRKMSAIFMSFFAPGKRVARLVEELSRDRRSAFGALVQDFLRQQREEVGKSASAVSLLQGLRLFLSQAKDFLLDCRELEPPIETLVPENEKDLALEKALFRCVLKPLKGRLDSALRLLHERDGSLRLLADGLRATRDGPLERFGVRVAVLDAGGVERIRQKLALMQRAYSPVDKVVLLLQVCKAVYQAMRGDAAQQFGADEFLPALSYVLVQCNMPELLLEVEYMMELLDPSWLTGEGGYYLTSVYASLCLIQSQPEAVPPGGVTRKARESLTEWSRRRSKDAQQQKDNQKQQTFVRVLFQDGDCSSVKTLRCKVDDSGEALAGLCAASFGVAQPENYALYWRAGEGAQPLPAHVRIQDLRNQSGGAPSLAYQPCDEDAGKMRRLTRGGAVDLAESN, from the exons ATGCAGGAGGCCCCCGTGTACGACTATCCGGACCCCCATCCCTTGGCGGAGAAGCGCGTTTGCCCGCAGCGGGGGTCTCTGAAGAGTATCAGCGTGCTGGATCGCCTGCTGCTCACGCACCCCGTGTGGCTGCAGCTGTCAATCAACGCCGCCACAGCCCTGCACATCTTGCAACGCGAGCCCCCGGGG ACGTTCCTGGTGCGCAAGTCGACCACGTCTCAGAAGAAGGTGCTGTGCGTGAGGCTGGAGGACGACAGCGTGCCCTCCTTCGTGAAGCAGGTCATGATCCGCGAGGAGGGCTCCA CTTTCTCTCTCGAGAGCTCAGCCATCGGCTTCCCGGACCTGTGCAGACTGATCGCCTTCTACTGCGTGAGCAG GGACGTCCTGCCCTTCACCTTGGAGCTCCCCGAAGCCATCGCCAAGGCTGCGTCTCACAAGCAGCTCGAGTCCATCTCGCACATGGGCGTGG AGTTCTGGAGCTCTCAGCTCAACTACCGAGGGCCTCGCGACGGCCCCCCGCCGGCGCCGACCCTGACGGCGGAGGAGTGCGTCACGCCCGAGGAGAACCCCACCCTCCTCCAGGAGTTCTGCCCCATCCGCACGCGGAGCCCGCTGGAGCTGGACTGCGGGTCCGGCAGGGGGGCCCTGTGCTTCGTGAACCCCCTGTTCCTGCAGGAGCAGCCGGGCCGCGGGGCGCCGCACAGACGCCTCCAGTTCAAGCGTAGCATCAAAGTGCGGGTCTCCACAGAGACCTCCAGCCAGCTGTCCCCGCcgtccaccgcgcccccgccccctccgctGCTGGCCAAGGGCGCTCGCCGCGCGGCCGCCGGCGGGCGGGGGCGACGCGAGGACCCGGCCCCCGTCCGGGAGGCGTCCCGCTACCTGGAGCCCAGCTTGCCTGAGCGGGAGAGGCCTGGAGCGGCGGGAGCGGTCGGCAAGAAGGGGCTCTCTCCCACTCAAGAGGAAGACGAGTACCAGATGCCCAAGGTTCTCCAGAAG TGCTGGGAGGAGCGCAATGCCGGGGGTGAGGcggacgacgacgacgacgaggCGGCGCTACCCCTGGAGCGGAGGCGCGCCCCCTCTCTGACGGAGCTGGACAGCAGCAGTTCCCTGAGCAGCCTGGAGGAGTCGGAGGAGAGCCCGGAGCGACCGGCCCTGATGCGCGGCACCAGCACCCCCGCGGCACCcgtccccccaccccagcccgtGTCCACCCTGCGCAAGATGAGCGCTATCTTtatgtccttctttgccccaggGAAGCGCGTGGCGCGCCTCGTGGAGGAGTTGTCGCGGGACCGGCGCTCGGCCTTCGGCGCTCTGGTGCAAGACTTCCTGCGGCAGCAGCGGGAGGAGGTGGGAAAAAGCGCCTCGGCCGTCTCGCTGCTCCAAGGCTTgcgtctcttcctctcccaggcCAAAGACTTCCTGCTGGACTGCCGGGAGCTGGAGCCCCCCATCGAGACCCTGGTGCCGGAAAATGAGAAAG ACTTGGCCCTGGAAAAAGCCCTGTTCCGCTGCGTGCTGAAGCCCCTGAAAGGCCGTCTGGACTCGGCGCTGCGCCTGCTGCACGAGCGCGACGGCTCCTTGAGACTGCTGGCCGACGGCCTGCGTGCCACGAGGGACGGACCGCTGGAGCGCTTTGGCGTGCGCGTGGCTGTGCTGGATGCCGGGGGTGTGGAGCGGATCCGCCAGAAGCTGGCGCTGATGCAGCGCGCCTACTCCCCGGTGGACAAGGTggtgctcctgctgcaggtcTGCAAGGCTGTTTACCAGGCCATGAGGGGCGACGCTG CTCAACAGTTCGGAGCAGATGAGTTCCTCCCAGCTCTGTCCTACGTTCTGGTGCAGTGCAACATGCCAGAGCTCCTCCTGGAGGTGGAGTACATGATGGAGCTCTTGGACCCCTCATGGCTCACCGGGGAGG GTGGTTACTATCTGACCAGCGTCTACGCCAGCCTGTGTCTGATCCAGAGTCAGCCGGAAGCCGTCCCCCCCGGTGGCGTGACTCGGAAGGCCCGCGAGTCTCTGACGGAGTGGAGTCGTCGCCGCAGCAAAGAcgcacagcagcagaaggacaaccaaaagcagcag ACATTCGTGCGGGTGCTGTTCCAGGACGGTGACTGCAGCTCTGTGAAGACCCTGCGGTGCAAAGTGGACGACAGCGGCGAGGCTCTTGCCGGGCTCTGCGCCGCCTCTTTCGGCGTCGCTCAACCCGAGAACTACGCCCTCTACTGGCGTGCCGGCGAAGGGGCGCAACCTCTTCCTGCCCACGTGCGGATCCAGGACCTGCGGAACCAGAGCGGAGGCGCCCCGTCCCTCGCCTACCAGCCCTGCGATGAGGACGCCGGCAAGATGCGCAGGCTTACCCGAGGTGGCGCCGTGgacctggcagagtccaactgA
- the LOC108934140 gene encoding ras and Rab interactor 1-like isoform X1, with the protein MDTDKEKEKEKMQEAPVYDYPDPHPLAEKRVCPQRGSLKSISVLDRLLLTHPVWLQLSINAATALHILQREPPGTFLVRKSTTSQKKVLCVRLEDDSVPSFVKQVMIREEGSSKCVASSQFALLFSRAFEPRLTGPRPLTAFSLESSAIGFPDLCRLIAFYCVSRDVLPFTLELPEAIAKAASHKQLESISHMGVEFWSSQLNYRGPRDGPPPAPTLTAEECVTPEENPTLLQEFCPIRTRSPLELDCGSGRGALCFVNPLFLQEQPGRGAPHRRLQFKRSIKVRVSTETSSQLSPPSTAPPPPPLLAKGARRAAAGGRGRREDPAPVREASRYLEPSLPERERPGAAGAVGKKGLSPTQEEDEYQMPKVLQKCWEERNAGGEADDDDDEAALPLERRRAPSLTELDSSSSLSSLEESEESPERPALMRGTSTPAAPVPPPQPVSTLRKMSAIFMSFFAPGKRVARLVEELSRDRRSAFGALVQDFLRQQREEVGKSASAVSLLQGLRLFLSQAKDFLLDCRELEPPIETLVPENEKDLALEKALFRCVLKPLKGRLDSALRLLHERDGSLRLLADGLRATRDGPLERFGVRVAVLDAGGVERIRQKLALMQRAYSPVDKVVLLLQVCKAVYQAMRGDAAQQFGADEFLPALSYVLVQCNMPELLLEVEYMMELLDPSWLTGEGGYYLTSVYASLCLIQSQPEAVPPGGVTRKARESLTEWSRRRSKDAQQQKDNQKQQTFVRVLFQDGDCSSVKTLRCKVDDSGEALAGLCAASFGVAQPENYALYWRAGEGAQPLPAHVRIQDLRNQSGGAPSLAYQPCDEDAGKMRRLTRGGAVDLAESN; encoded by the exons ATGCAGGAGGCCCCCGTGTACGACTATCCGGACCCCCATCCCTTGGCGGAGAAGCGCGTTTGCCCGCAGCGGGGGTCTCTGAAGAGTATCAGCGTGCTGGATCGCCTGCTGCTCACGCACCCCGTGTGGCTGCAGCTGTCAATCAACGCCGCCACAGCCCTGCACATCTTGCAACGCGAGCCCCCGGGG ACGTTCCTGGTGCGCAAGTCGACCACGTCTCAGAAGAAGGTGCTGTGCGTGAGGCTGGAGGACGACAGCGTGCCCTCCTTCGTGAAGCAGGTCATGATCCGCGAGGAGGGCTCCAGTAAGTGCGTCGCTTCCTCACAGTTTGCGCTCCTCTTTTCCCGCGCGTTCGAGCCTCGTCTCACTGGCCCTCGTCCCTTGACAGCTTTCTCTCTCGAGAGCTCAGCCATCGGCTTCCCGGACCTGTGCAGACTGATCGCCTTCTACTGCGTGAGCAG GGACGTCCTGCCCTTCACCTTGGAGCTCCCCGAAGCCATCGCCAAGGCTGCGTCTCACAAGCAGCTCGAGTCCATCTCGCACATGGGCGTGG AGTTCTGGAGCTCTCAGCTCAACTACCGAGGGCCTCGCGACGGCCCCCCGCCGGCGCCGACCCTGACGGCGGAGGAGTGCGTCACGCCCGAGGAGAACCCCACCCTCCTCCAGGAGTTCTGCCCCATCCGCACGCGGAGCCCGCTGGAGCTGGACTGCGGGTCCGGCAGGGGGGCCCTGTGCTTCGTGAACCCCCTGTTCCTGCAGGAGCAGCCGGGCCGCGGGGCGCCGCACAGACGCCTCCAGTTCAAGCGTAGCATCAAAGTGCGGGTCTCCACAGAGACCTCCAGCCAGCTGTCCCCGCcgtccaccgcgcccccgccccctccgctGCTGGCCAAGGGCGCTCGCCGCGCGGCCGCCGGCGGGCGGGGGCGACGCGAGGACCCGGCCCCCGTCCGGGAGGCGTCCCGCTACCTGGAGCCCAGCTTGCCTGAGCGGGAGAGGCCTGGAGCGGCGGGAGCGGTCGGCAAGAAGGGGCTCTCTCCCACTCAAGAGGAAGACGAGTACCAGATGCCCAAGGTTCTCCAGAAG TGCTGGGAGGAGCGCAATGCCGGGGGTGAGGcggacgacgacgacgacgaggCGGCGCTACCCCTGGAGCGGAGGCGCGCCCCCTCTCTGACGGAGCTGGACAGCAGCAGTTCCCTGAGCAGCCTGGAGGAGTCGGAGGAGAGCCCGGAGCGACCGGCCCTGATGCGCGGCACCAGCACCCCCGCGGCACCcgtccccccaccccagcccgtGTCCACCCTGCGCAAGATGAGCGCTATCTTtatgtccttctttgccccaggGAAGCGCGTGGCGCGCCTCGTGGAGGAGTTGTCGCGGGACCGGCGCTCGGCCTTCGGCGCTCTGGTGCAAGACTTCCTGCGGCAGCAGCGGGAGGAGGTGGGAAAAAGCGCCTCGGCCGTCTCGCTGCTCCAAGGCTTgcgtctcttcctctcccaggcCAAAGACTTCCTGCTGGACTGCCGGGAGCTGGAGCCCCCCATCGAGACCCTGGTGCCGGAAAATGAGAAAG ACTTGGCCCTGGAAAAAGCCCTGTTCCGCTGCGTGCTGAAGCCCCTGAAAGGCCGTCTGGACTCGGCGCTGCGCCTGCTGCACGAGCGCGACGGCTCCTTGAGACTGCTGGCCGACGGCCTGCGTGCCACGAGGGACGGACCGCTGGAGCGCTTTGGCGTGCGCGTGGCTGTGCTGGATGCCGGGGGTGTGGAGCGGATCCGCCAGAAGCTGGCGCTGATGCAGCGCGCCTACTCCCCGGTGGACAAGGTggtgctcctgctgcaggtcTGCAAGGCTGTTTACCAGGCCATGAGGGGCGACGCTG CTCAACAGTTCGGAGCAGATGAGTTCCTCCCAGCTCTGTCCTACGTTCTGGTGCAGTGCAACATGCCAGAGCTCCTCCTGGAGGTGGAGTACATGATGGAGCTCTTGGACCCCTCATGGCTCACCGGGGAGG GTGGTTACTATCTGACCAGCGTCTACGCCAGCCTGTGTCTGATCCAGAGTCAGCCGGAAGCCGTCCCCCCCGGTGGCGTGACTCGGAAGGCCCGCGAGTCTCTGACGGAGTGGAGTCGTCGCCGCAGCAAAGAcgcacagcagcagaaggacaaccaaaagcagcag ACATTCGTGCGGGTGCTGTTCCAGGACGGTGACTGCAGCTCTGTGAAGACCCTGCGGTGCAAAGTGGACGACAGCGGCGAGGCTCTTGCCGGGCTCTGCGCCGCCTCTTTCGGCGTCGCTCAACCCGAGAACTACGCCCTCTACTGGCGTGCCGGCGAAGGGGCGCAACCTCTTCCTGCCCACGTGCGGATCCAGGACCTGCGGAACCAGAGCGGAGGCGCCCCGTCCCTCGCCTACCAGCCCTGCGATGAGGACGCCGGCAAGATGCGCAGGCTTACCCGAGGTGGCGCCGTGgacctggcagagtccaactgA
- the LOC108934140 gene encoding ras and Rab interactor 1-like isoform X2, protein MQEAPVYDYPDPHPLAEKRVCPQRGSLKSISVLDRLLLTHPVWLQLSINAATALHILQREPPGTFLVRKSTTSQKKVLCVRLEDDSVPSFVKQVMIREEGSSKCVASSQFALLFSRAFEPRLTGPRPLTAFSLESSAIGFPDLCRLIAFYCVSRDVLPFTLELPEAIAKAASHKQLESISHMGVEFWSSQLNYRGPRDGPPPAPTLTAEECVTPEENPTLLQEFCPIRTRSPLELDCGSGRGALCFVNPLFLQEQPGRGAPHRRLQFKRSIKVRVSTETSSQLSPPSTAPPPPPLLAKGARRAAAGGRGRREDPAPVREASRYLEPSLPERERPGAAGAVGKKGLSPTQEEDEYQMPKVLQKCWEERNAGGEADDDDDEAALPLERRRAPSLTELDSSSSLSSLEESEESPERPALMRGTSTPAAPVPPPQPVSTLRKMSAIFMSFFAPGKRVARLVEELSRDRRSAFGALVQDFLRQQREEVGKSASAVSLLQGLRLFLSQAKDFLLDCRELEPPIETLVPENEKDLALEKALFRCVLKPLKGRLDSALRLLHERDGSLRLLADGLRATRDGPLERFGVRVAVLDAGGVERIRQKLALMQRAYSPVDKVVLLLQVCKAVYQAMRGDAAQQFGADEFLPALSYVLVQCNMPELLLEVEYMMELLDPSWLTGEGGYYLTSVYASLCLIQSQPEAVPPGGVTRKARESLTEWSRRRSKDAQQQKDNQKQQTFVRVLFQDGDCSSVKTLRCKVDDSGEALAGLCAASFGVAQPENYALYWRAGEGAQPLPAHVRIQDLRNQSGGAPSLAYQPCDEDAGKMRRLTRGGAVDLAESN, encoded by the exons ATGCAGGAGGCCCCCGTGTACGACTATCCGGACCCCCATCCCTTGGCGGAGAAGCGCGTTTGCCCGCAGCGGGGGTCTCTGAAGAGTATCAGCGTGCTGGATCGCCTGCTGCTCACGCACCCCGTGTGGCTGCAGCTGTCAATCAACGCCGCCACAGCCCTGCACATCTTGCAACGCGAGCCCCCGGGG ACGTTCCTGGTGCGCAAGTCGACCACGTCTCAGAAGAAGGTGCTGTGCGTGAGGCTGGAGGACGACAGCGTGCCCTCCTTCGTGAAGCAGGTCATGATCCGCGAGGAGGGCTCCAGTAAGTGCGTCGCTTCCTCACAGTTTGCGCTCCTCTTTTCCCGCGCGTTCGAGCCTCGTCTCACTGGCCCTCGTCCCTTGACAGCTTTCTCTCTCGAGAGCTCAGCCATCGGCTTCCCGGACCTGTGCAGACTGATCGCCTTCTACTGCGTGAGCAG GGACGTCCTGCCCTTCACCTTGGAGCTCCCCGAAGCCATCGCCAAGGCTGCGTCTCACAAGCAGCTCGAGTCCATCTCGCACATGGGCGTGG AGTTCTGGAGCTCTCAGCTCAACTACCGAGGGCCTCGCGACGGCCCCCCGCCGGCGCCGACCCTGACGGCGGAGGAGTGCGTCACGCCCGAGGAGAACCCCACCCTCCTCCAGGAGTTCTGCCCCATCCGCACGCGGAGCCCGCTGGAGCTGGACTGCGGGTCCGGCAGGGGGGCCCTGTGCTTCGTGAACCCCCTGTTCCTGCAGGAGCAGCCGGGCCGCGGGGCGCCGCACAGACGCCTCCAGTTCAAGCGTAGCATCAAAGTGCGGGTCTCCACAGAGACCTCCAGCCAGCTGTCCCCGCcgtccaccgcgcccccgccccctccgctGCTGGCCAAGGGCGCTCGCCGCGCGGCCGCCGGCGGGCGGGGGCGACGCGAGGACCCGGCCCCCGTCCGGGAGGCGTCCCGCTACCTGGAGCCCAGCTTGCCTGAGCGGGAGAGGCCTGGAGCGGCGGGAGCGGTCGGCAAGAAGGGGCTCTCTCCCACTCAAGAGGAAGACGAGTACCAGATGCCCAAGGTTCTCCAGAAG TGCTGGGAGGAGCGCAATGCCGGGGGTGAGGcggacgacgacgacgacgaggCGGCGCTACCCCTGGAGCGGAGGCGCGCCCCCTCTCTGACGGAGCTGGACAGCAGCAGTTCCCTGAGCAGCCTGGAGGAGTCGGAGGAGAGCCCGGAGCGACCGGCCCTGATGCGCGGCACCAGCACCCCCGCGGCACCcgtccccccaccccagcccgtGTCCACCCTGCGCAAGATGAGCGCTATCTTtatgtccttctttgccccaggGAAGCGCGTGGCGCGCCTCGTGGAGGAGTTGTCGCGGGACCGGCGCTCGGCCTTCGGCGCTCTGGTGCAAGACTTCCTGCGGCAGCAGCGGGAGGAGGTGGGAAAAAGCGCCTCGGCCGTCTCGCTGCTCCAAGGCTTgcgtctcttcctctcccaggcCAAAGACTTCCTGCTGGACTGCCGGGAGCTGGAGCCCCCCATCGAGACCCTGGTGCCGGAAAATGAGAAAG ACTTGGCCCTGGAAAAAGCCCTGTTCCGCTGCGTGCTGAAGCCCCTGAAAGGCCGTCTGGACTCGGCGCTGCGCCTGCTGCACGAGCGCGACGGCTCCTTGAGACTGCTGGCCGACGGCCTGCGTGCCACGAGGGACGGACCGCTGGAGCGCTTTGGCGTGCGCGTGGCTGTGCTGGATGCCGGGGGTGTGGAGCGGATCCGCCAGAAGCTGGCGCTGATGCAGCGCGCCTACTCCCCGGTGGACAAGGTggtgctcctgctgcaggtcTGCAAGGCTGTTTACCAGGCCATGAGGGGCGACGCTG CTCAACAGTTCGGAGCAGATGAGTTCCTCCCAGCTCTGTCCTACGTTCTGGTGCAGTGCAACATGCCAGAGCTCCTCCTGGAGGTGGAGTACATGATGGAGCTCTTGGACCCCTCATGGCTCACCGGGGAGG GTGGTTACTATCTGACCAGCGTCTACGCCAGCCTGTGTCTGATCCAGAGTCAGCCGGAAGCCGTCCCCCCCGGTGGCGTGACTCGGAAGGCCCGCGAGTCTCTGACGGAGTGGAGTCGTCGCCGCAGCAAAGAcgcacagcagcagaaggacaaccaaaagcagcag ACATTCGTGCGGGTGCTGTTCCAGGACGGTGACTGCAGCTCTGTGAAGACCCTGCGGTGCAAAGTGGACGACAGCGGCGAGGCTCTTGCCGGGCTCTGCGCCGCCTCTTTCGGCGTCGCTCAACCCGAGAACTACGCCCTCTACTGGCGTGCCGGCGAAGGGGCGCAACCTCTTCCTGCCCACGTGCGGATCCAGGACCTGCGGAACCAGAGCGGAGGCGCCCCGTCCCTCGCCTACCAGCCCTGCGATGAGGACGCCGGCAAGATGCGCAGGCTTACCCGAGGTGGCGCCGTGgacctggcagagtccaactgA
- the LOC108934139 gene encoding zinc finger protein 664-like: METAQIKEEKVDVELTAPPRESEELRMSRVQVKTENMEQMLDHVKLEEEKHAAIQQDPQHQASTLAPANTEQQEGVWSSSLQLPSSAHREERVATDPARAPVLPYTCAECGKAFGRKAYLRRHQRLHSGLTAYRCSLCDKSFKDAAALRIHWRTHTKETPYQCAECGKSFTQLGSLKAHHRVHTGENPYTCTTCGRSFNQLGNLRQHGRIHSGERPFVCRDCGKSFLWRRQLETHKRIHSGEMPYTCPTCGRGFRQASGLARHRRRHSQETPYRCADCGRGFRSSGGLRKHQRVHSGETPYHCGQCGKQFRRLRSLTLHGRVHSGERPYVCTHPQCTKSFKQLEQLKVHLRTHTKETPYRCSECGRCFSQLGSLRTHQRTHSGERPYRCTRPHCSRGFHKPEQLAAHLGAHRDPAGGGDCPNADTDTAFY; this comes from the exons ATGGAAACGGCCCAAATCAAAGAGGAGAAGGTGGATGTCGAGCTGACTGCTCCCCCCAGGGAGTCGGAGGAGCTACGCATGAGCAGGGTTCAGGTAAAGACAGAGAACATGGAGCAAATGTTGGACCATGTGAAGTTGGAGGAAGAGAAACATGCAG CGATACAGCAAGACCCGCAGCATCAAGCTTCTACTTTGGCACCTGCCAACACGGAGCAGCAGGAGGGTGTTTGGTCCTCGAGTTTACAGCTTCCTTCATCAGCGCATCGGGAAGAGAGGGTCGCGACGGACCCAGCCCGGGCGCCGGTCCTGCCGTACACGTGCGCCGAGTGCGGTAAGGCCTTTGGGCGCAAGGCCTACCTGCGCAGGCACCAGCGCCTGCACTCGGGCCTCACGGCCTATCGCTGCAGCCTGTGCGACAAGAGTTTCAAGGACGCGGCGGCGCTACGCATCCACTGGCGTACGCACACCAAGGAGACACCCTACCAGTGCGCCGAGTGCGGCAAGAGCTTCACGCAGCTGGGCAGCCTGAAGGCCCATCATCGCGTGCACACCGGCGAGAACCCCTACACCTGCACCACCTGCGGACGCAGCTTCAACCAGCTGGGCAACCTGCGGCAGCACGGGCGCATCCACTCCGGCGAGAGACCCTTCGTTTGCCGCGACTGTGGCAAGAGCTTCCTGTGGCGCCGCCAGCTGGAGACGCACAAGCGCATCCACTCGGGGGAGATGCCGTACACCTGCCCCACCTGCGGCAGGGGCTTCCGCCAGGCTAGTGGGCTGGCCAGGCACCGGCGCAGGCACTCGCAGGAAACGCCCTACAGGTGCGCCGACTGCGGCCGCGGCTTCCGCAGCTCGGGCGGCCTGCGCAAGCACCAGCGCGTGCACTCGGGCGAGACGCCGTATCACTGCGGCCAGTGCGGCAAGCAGTTCAGGAGACTGCGCTCGCTGACGCTGCACGGGCGCGTGCACAGCGGCGAGAGGCCCTACGTGTGCACGCATCCTCAGTGCACCAAGAGCTTcaagcagctggagcagctcaaGGTGCACCTGCGCACGCACACCAAGGAGACCCCGTACCGCTGCAGCGAGTGCGGCCGCTGCTTCAGCCAGCTGGGGAGCCTGCGGACGCACCAGCGCACCCACAGCGGCGAGCGCCCTTACCGCTGCACTCGGCCGCACTGCAGCCGCGGCTTCCACAAGCCGGAGCAGCTCGCCGCTCACCTGGGTGCGCACAGGGACCCTGCGGGAGGTGGGGACTGTCCCAACGCTGACACCGACACGGCGTTTTACTGA